From the genome of Salvia splendens isolate huo1 chromosome 7, SspV2, whole genome shotgun sequence:
ATATCTTATCAGCATGCCGGCCATTCCGGGGTGGCCGGTAGCGATGGAGAGACGCATTTCAATTGAGGGCAAAGTTGGAATTGCATATGGTGggtattattaaaaaaattgacaaacaaaataaaattagtattttCGGAAGCATTCCTATAAGCTTGAACACAATGAACTCAAGGATTAAAACCATGATGGAACGGTGCCAAAACCGGATCAGATTAAATTGAGCATATATCATGTCATCCAACTTGAACAACCCCTAACAATGATgcatttgcaaaaaaaaatattgaccCAACAGTAGAATGTTCGCGTGTCCCATCCGAGATTTGAGTCTGACGAAGAGTGGTCACATGTACGAGCAAACTTAATGCTAGTGACTTCGTTTCTTGAATTGTGGTTTGGATATGTTGTGGCttattagaccatccacaataggaatagcccagcaatagcccagccatagcctagccactgccacatcatcagcactaaaaatcctcctgccacatcatcaaaacaagcaattagcccagcaatagctcagtcatagcccagccacatactatccacatcactattaacaaatatatacaaaatgaaataattaacaatcacacaatatacggaattaaatttacgacacaaaaataagaaaattcactaatattaataaaatttaaaaagtacattaattaaaaaaattacataattaaaaaaaactaacggcggtcaatcctccgcgcccataactcttcaattaaatccttttggagtcgaatatgagccgtcgtttggcgcatgtcggcatgtgcttgtagGAGGCCGGCTttatcgtgaggtaccccactccgtacgttgggggtggctacgccgtggcttggaccggcttcattatcgtcgttgacccaattggtcagttcgccaccttcatcttcgacaatcatgttgtgcatgataatacaggcgtacattatatcagcaatgcattggacaTTCCACAAAGgcgttggacccttaattgccgcccatcgagactggagcacaccaaatgcgcgctccacgtccttggacgccgactcctgccgtgccgcaaagtaggccttcttctcatctcctgggcatcggatcgtcttcacaaagacgggccacctagggtatatcccatccgccaagtagtagcccatatcatattggttgccgttggcgacaaaactgatggccggaccgacgccctggcactgctcgttgaaaagtggcgacgagttgaggtcgttgttcgaaccagctatcccaaaatacgcgtgccaaatccaaagccgataatcagctacggcctccaggatcatcgtgggattctttcccttgtagccggacgtgtagaaccccttccaggctgcgggacagttcttccactcccaatgcatacaatctatgctgcctaacatacccgggaacccatgctgactcccgtgcatccgcaacagatcttggcagtcttcgggggtaggcgttcggagatactgatcaccgaatacttctatcactcccagacagaaattcttcagacattgcagggcagtcgtctcaccgatgtggagatactcgtcccacatgtctgccgcgcctccgtaggccaactgccggattgccgcaatgcacttttgaataggtgtgtggccgggtctacCAGctgcatcgtgcctgaagcggaaatacagatatcgagactccaatgcgttgacaatacgcataaacaggtccctgctcatcctaaaacgacgcctgaaaaggttgacgttgaaccgaggctcctgtgcgaagtagtcttcgtataggcgctgatgtgcagttacgtgatcccgatcaatcacactgcggcggtggaccactgggggaggtcgaggtatcgccggctgcaaggccctttccatccattggtttatcgcgttggtcgtataggcgtccaacgcttcggccattcgacgttcgtactcctcagcatcccctccgctaccaccactaccactaccagcgttactcatttcgcgttgttgctcttgtacagaaattaagatagagagagtactcgttaaaacaagtggtgcgaatgaaaatgacgagcaaagcgcgtatatatagtgtttcgaaaaaaaaaaaatttaaatttcgcgctaggcggtgcgctgggcaatccgggcgctgcaatagcgcctagcggaccgcccagcgccacgcgaccacccagcgctgcgcggtttctctctccattcgcccgctgggcgactgcaatagaccgcccagcgaaccgcccagcaccggcgctcggctgggcggtcggctttgcggcattgtggatggtcttaggtCAAGGCAGTGGCTGTTTGATGTCGCAGTTCCAACGACTGTTGGCATTGCAACAACCAACTTCACCTTTTAATGATCCTATTAGCATATAcaagtattttattattttccataCGCAAGAGTGTAATTACtcgagattttttattttgagttttgatAACGCTTAGCTACTTCAACAAAAAATGCAATTTCGTCCCCTTGGTGGCCCTCACACTctggcccgacatcatgtgagatggttcaatcagggtatgcagtagcccgttaaggagatgccttaacccactggctgccagaagtcCATctccaaggcctcacacttgtgcgcCCCACACTCttgcccgacatcatgtgagatggttcaatcagggtacgcagtagcccgttaaggggatgctttaacccactggctgccagaagcccatctccaaggcctcacacttgtgcctgatagatggaagcaactacacgacaacAATGAGATTTGAACTCagacacttgtgcctgagagatggaagcaactacacgacaacAGTGGGATTTGAACTCtaacacttgtgcctgagagatggagctcgttgcagcaagatctgccccttcATTGCCAACTGCGCTGCCTCTGCGGGCAAACTGTGTTGGGTAAACTTTTTATAGTGATTGGTTCCACCGCATGCGGTCCCATACTCCAGAAATCCCCCTCCGGCATGGACTTACGGATTGGTTACCGCTTGCCCCTACGCATATGAGGAGTTTTTTTTGGAGGAAACTCAATTCCACTAACAATTGACTGAGCAAGTCAAGTCCCCCTCCACTGAACCTAGTGGAAATAAATCCACTATTTTTGTTACTTAGAGGGGTCGAATGCCTagctagtagtagtattttatttccaGTATGTCGCACTTCAAATAGGTACTTGATGAAGGCCTTGCTTTTAGTAGTACTGTTATTTACCTAAACTATTGAAAATTAATCACAAATACCTAAACAATaagaaaatttcaaattaagaaTAGCCTTATAGGAAACAATTCAAAAACAGTCAAAATTTGTTTGCGAACCTCATCATGGATCTCCATATTCACCATTATTTTCTAAAGAAATTTCGAAGCCAAGACCATCTCCGGCCCTATTGCAAAACACATATTGCAGTATTCAATTAGatatataatactagtattttactAAACCCAACATCAACAGAGTAcaaatgtaaataaaattatCTCTCAAGTCCATATCTCAaccacaaaatttcattttttttatactaaCAAGTGTATAGAAATGATTCGAAAATAAACATTAGAAAATAAACTTGTGGCAGTCTGTAACGAAAACAATAGAGTATTGCAATGCAGGAGACATGATGAGATATATGCAGACCCACAAAAAAGAGTGATCCAAATTTCCAGTCAACAAAGCATCCATACTTAAATTGCAAAGTTACCAAAGAAGCCATAGTAGCAAATAGTTAGAGAAAAATCCCTCTTATTCAGTCATGTCATGTGCCTTCTTTAACAATACCCAGAATTTTTTAAtcttaaagaaaaattagtTTGGCCCTCATCATCATTATTCCACCCTGTTTAACTCGCTTTTCTTAAAGCGGTTCCCTTGATGCTTGACATCGAAGCTCCCTTCAATCATCTGTCAAAGCTCACATATTAGAGAGAGAGTAAAAGAGACTGTGGTGAGTTTAAATGTTTTTGTTGTTTTCGTATGGTTTCAGGGAACTTCTTGAAGATTGGTGGCtgaaaaattcaatctttatgCTTCCATTGTGGTGTAGTGGAGCCATAAATTGAAGGGTTCTTGTTGATTTCCCCTTCTCAGATACTTTTTTTGCGTGAGCTGTTTTGACATTATAAGTAAATGCAGTTTAAGAATATATTGGTTAGTTGTGGATTGCTTTGTTCTTCACAAAGGGGGTAGATATTACAGATTTTGTAGTTATTTCAAGAGAGTTGGTTAAAAATCCTATGGGCCATTTTGCTTATTTCTTGGCTATTTTTATTGGAAATGGAGAGCAATCAAGTTGGGATTTTCGATGTAGGATTTTTTCTTAAACTGTAAATTCGATGTTGAGGAGATCTGTTTTTGTAAATTTGATGTTTAGGAGTATTGACTTTGCTGGAAAAATTTGTGGTTAAATCTTGTTGAGTATGGCTGAAATTAAGTTTCCAAGGCTAGAGCAGGGCCAAACCAAAATCAAGAGTGTTCCAATTGCTGTAACTCCAGAGGGATTTTGGTGTTGCCCTTCACCCACTGTGTTTCAAAAGACAGTAAGGACTCAAAATCCATTAAACAAGCCCAAACCATCTCCTCCCAACCAAACAGCTTCATCTCAGAAGAAGCAAACCTCTGTGAATGAGAGGAAGGCAAGTTGTGTGGCGCCTAGAGCCAATGTTGTTTGTGATGTGCAAACAACTCATGGTTCAGATGCACCTGCTGCAAATGCTTCACTGGCAAGCGAGAAGGCGCCTCGCTCTAGGCCTGAGAATGCGTCAAGGAAAGTGACAATCGAGTTTGGTGAGCCCGGAACGAGTGATCTCAAGGTGATTTTGCTTGGGAGGCAGGGAGTAGCTGTGAAGTTGAGTGTTCAGAGGAGCGTACTAGTGGAACATAGCAGTTTCTTTGCCAGTAGAATATCGGGACAGCAGCTTGTTTTCCCATGTCTTGAGATTGATAACTGTGAGGATGCTGAGATATATGTGGAAACTATTGGGCTCATGTACTGCAGGGACCTCAAGCAACGCTTAATCAAGCAGAGTGTTTCTCGTGTTCTACGCATTCTCAAGGTAGCTAGCAGAACTATGTctcatgtgttttttttgtttatatcaGACTGGAATTCTAAAATTCTGTGAGGTTTAATTCATTTTCCTGAGTGAATATAGTAACTTGCTTTAGAATTGAAGATGTTTGAATATTAGGATTTTGTACCTAATTTATCTTGGTTCAAAAAGGTGTGCAAGATTTTGCCATAACATTCTTGGTTTGCTGGTCTAAGCTAAATAATTTCTTGACAATACTAATTTTAGAAGCAATATTACTAGTCTTGTTGTTCCATATGCGAAAAACAAATAGGAGTAGCCTTTTTGCTTGATGGGATACAGGCAGTTATAAACTAGGGATCATAGTTTAGGGTTTTGGCTCATACATACTCTTATGGAGTATAACTTCCCTGAAGATATCGTTCTGCATCGTTCAATATTGGCTTCCCTGAAGTTATCGTTCAAGAAGTTGAAATATACCAACTCTTTTCTGAAAGAAAGCATTGCTCTTTGAGCATCTTATTGTTTTTAACATGTCATACATCAAATTCAATTTTAGTTGGCTCTACAAAAGCTACTATCTTGTTGTGCTAATACCGTGAGAGTGTTTAAAATAATGTTATGATTCTGTTGTCAACTTGTTTATAGGTTAGCGAACAGCTTGGTTATACCACGTGCATCCGTTTTTGTTTGGAGTACTTAGAAGCTGTCCCTTGGGTGGGACAAGAGGAGGAAGACAAAGTGGTTTCTTTAGTCTCGCATCTTGAAGGTGAGGGCATTGGTGTAAAGCCAGTACTAAAGCGAGTGTCTCCCGAAATCTTAACACCACCTAATGACACCCTCTCTCACATATTGGAGCTGGTGCTAAAAAGCAGAGAAGACAAGGGTAGGCGAGAAATGAAGTCCGTTGTGCTGAAGCTCCTTAAGGAAAACAATAGTCTCGCGAGCTCCTCCTCAGGGCCATCTGACTTGTGCAACGAGACTCTTTACAGCTCGTGCAGAAGCTCCTTAGATTCCTTACTGGCTCTATTCAAACAAGCTGCAGAACCTGATTTTCTCGACTGGGGTGTGGAGAAGCGGGAGCCAGTGGTGAGGTCGATCTCTCTGGAGGCAGACAACATGTTGTGGCTGCTCGATATCTTAGCTGACAGGCAAGCAGCAGACGAGTTCGCCATAACGTGGGCGAATCAGCAAGAACTGGCCTCGCTTCACACTAGACTTCCAACGGTGTGTCGCCACCACGTTAGCATGATCAGTGCAAGGCTCTTTGTTGGGATAGGGAGAGGGGAACTCCTTCCATGCAAGGAGA
Proteins encoded in this window:
- the LOC121811061 gene encoding BTB/POZ domain-containing protein At3g50780-like — encoded protein: MAEIKFPRLEQGQTKIKSVPIAVTPEGFWCCPSPTVFQKTVRTQNPLNKPKPSPPNQTASSQKKQTSVNERKASCVAPRANVVCDVQTTHGSDAPAANASLASEKAPRSRPENASRKVTIEFGEPGTSDLKVILLGRQGVAVKLSVQRSVLVEHSSFFASRISGQQLVFPCLEIDNCEDAEIYVETIGLMYCRDLKQRLIKQSVSRVLRILKVSEQLGYTTCIRFCLEYLEAVPWVGQEEEDKVVSLVSHLEGEGIGVKPVLKRVSPEILTPPNDTLSHILELVLKSREDKGRREMKSVVLKLLKENNSLASSSSGPSDLCNETLYSSCRSSLDSLLALFKQAAEPDFLDWGVEKREPVVRSISLEADNMLWLLDILADRQAADEFAITWANQQELASLHTRLPTVCRHHVSMISARLFVGIGRGELLPCKETRHLLLKTWLQPLINDYSWLQHGCRSFDRKVVEEGVGRTILTLPLEDQQSILLCWLGSFLKGGDSCPNLQRAFEVWWRRTFIRPYGESGILGQPENLDTSYCVDGKDC